In Monodelphis domestica isolate mMonDom1 chromosome 1, mMonDom1.pri, whole genome shotgun sequence, the sequence AGACTGACcccaggaaagagaagaggaaatttaagaaaaacaagGACCAGATTGGGTATTTTTTCCACTTCCTCCCTTGTACAACACAACTGCCCTCCCTATCCTAACCCAAGGCCACAAGGAGGCAAAGAGAGATGGGTGTGGGGGTTGGGACATGCTCCTTCTAGAGACTATTCCTTCATCTGCCCTGCCATGAGCCCCCTGCTTTGCActgctcccccccacccccacccccctgtGGCCTGGTTCCTTCAGCTGCTGCTATTCTGGGATAAGCTGGGAGGCAGCCGATGAATGGTGAGATCCAAgactctcccccctcccccttcccagctGCCACCCAGACCCAGGCAAATACCAACAGACAAGAGTGGGTCTGCTGACCACTGCTCCCCCACAGGGCACATATGTGGCTCAATTATATGAAGATGGACAGACACGAGTCCACAGATATCATGGGCTACATAATGCAACCTGATTGTCCTGGATTAAGTGCCTCCGGCACACAGGCATGTGTGTAGTCACATGTAGAGCAAGCACACCTGAGGGCTTTAATGTGCCTATGCTTTATGTTACCAATTGTAGAGCCACTGGACAAGTGAAATACATGTAGCTGACACTAACCTTAAGGATACCCACATACACCCAAGGGGGCACCTGTGGAATGCACAGAGGGGTACCCGAGGACTATGCACACTTGCAGCACCAATCTGGGctgaataatatttttctccaattttatgCAATTTGGACCCTTTTGACAGAGAGCATGAGAGACTCCCGGGATTGGACCTTGACTCCATTCATCTAACGCTGTATCTGTGCAAACACAAGCCGAACTGGCATGGCGATACATGCTGACAAAGAAGCATGCATCAAGCGGTTCACACGTGCCCTCGTTCAAAAGCAGAAGCCACTAGGTTGCTGCCAGGGTGTGTCTGAAATGGGCTGGGGCTGGGTGGGGCTGGGTGGGGCTGGGTGGGACGGAGTGCTTCCAAATCCCTTGCAGATCCTCGGCCCACCTGTAGGGGGCGCTCACCTTCAGATCGGTGGGAAACTCTTCTTTCTTCACCAGACCCGTGGCAGCGGCGATGTTCCCAGCCCCGGAGAACACCGCTCCTCCCAGCTGGGATGCTTGCTCCTTGGTCTTCTCTGCCACTGGAAGGTGGCCGACCGGGATCAGTGCATCGCCCCACTGTGGCCAGGGCCGTGAGcggggaacccccccccccctccccctagCTCAGACGGAGGACCCGGCCCATTCCCTCCCGCAGGATTGGACATTCATTGCCTCTCCCGCCTCCGGGATAACTTGCCCTTCTATGGCACACACATATTAGGCCACCACCTGGGGaaggggcaggggaagggaggtAAGGACTGGTACCTGATGTGACGCCTTGTACCACCCCCTCCCGGGTCTTGTTtcctggagaaagagaaaagtcgGATGAGACACGTGGCCTCCTAATCCAATGGAATCAAGAGTATATAGGCTCTAGAGtcggaagacctgaattcaagtccaagCCCTTacagtcacttcctttctctggtctCATTTTCTCCCTTTGTAACATAAAGGGGTTGGaccatttcatttctttcatttcttttttttttaaaccctcaccttccatcttggaatcaagactgtgtattggttccaaggcagaagagtggtaagggctaggcaaccggggtcaagtgacttgcccagggtcacacagctgggaagtatctgaggccacatttaaacctagaacctcccatctctgggtctgactctcaatccactgagtcacccagctgcccccaaaccatTTCATTCCTAAGGTCCCTATGGCATCTTATTATAAGGGAAAGTTGGCAAAGAACTCAACCAGTAACTAACCCAGTCCTCCACCCATCAGACCCATTTGGTGCCAAACCAAAACCTGCCCAATCtcaggagacagagacagaaaaagacggggggggggggggggggggggggggggggggggagacaaagagagcaggagggagggagagggagaaagagagagaaaggggaaaggagagagggaggcagggaggcagggaaggagggagagggagagagagagaaaaaaaaaaacagagtagtCTGGGGTTCTTGAATTGGATGGGGAAAACTTCCTCAAGGCCAGAGCAGACCCTGGATGCCAAAGCAATCCAGGTGGACCTCTCTCCAGGAGAGGGCAGCTGGACAGGCTGGGCGCAGGCAGCCACAGCCTCCTGTGCCAGGCTCTTAAGTGTCTCCTGATCAATCCTTGATAAGGCTAGTCTGGTTTTTGCTCTCTCTGCTGCTGTCACCTGGGGGCTCTCAGGCAGAGAAAGCAGGTCTCATGAGCCACTGATAACTCCCAAGGAGTCACATTTTACCCACTGATTCTATTCTATGGCAAAGATCCCCCTCCCACAAAAGAGGACCTGAGGCTTTGGACCTATCAGAGCATTATGTATTTTGGAGGCTTGGGGGTGGGAGGGCTTTTGTTAACATGAGCATGTATACCATTGCTCTTGAAAAGAAAATCTTATCAAAGGAGAAACCCAGGCTTTGGAGAAAGGGGGTCATTAAACCAAGAGAGATGGGCAGAGAGGACTTCAGGGAGAGTTAGAAAAAGATGAGTAGACagaaacaagcaaaaaataaagGTATGGACTATACAGAGACtggaaaactagtctttaaagagGGTTTGAGAAAAAATCCATAATGAATAGACAAAAATTATGTGAGTTGGACCCCAGTTAGACAGAGAATCATGCATGAGAGACAGCAATTTCCACTAGACAACAAAAAGAGCAGGGAGTTGGGTACCAAGCTGGAAAAGATTCTGTACcttcagagacaaaaaaaaggTGGTTTTAGGCAATCCTAGGCCTTAGCCTAAGGGgtggaagagaaataataaagggAACATTGCTCACACAGGCAtgaagcaacaagcatttataaaatgcctattatgtgccaggttctgaaaGCAGCACTTTAGATGGACTGAGTTAAACTTataagggaccttaaagattatctaatccagttccttcttcttcttttttttttaaacccttaccttctttcttggagtcaatactgtgtattggctccaaggcagaagagtggtaagggctaggcaatgggggtcaaatgacttgcccagggtcacacagctgggaagtgtctgaggccagatttgaacctaggacctcccatctctagacctggctctcaatccactgagctacccagctgccccccagttccttcattttacagatcaggaacagagaaggaaagtgacttgcccaaggtcatacagctataaaatggaagaaCCAAGAGTTGAGCTTCAAACCCAGTTCCTCTAAGTCCAAACTTCCCAGACCCCAGTTCTCTTGGCTGATAAGACACTATATTTCCATCCTCCATCACCCATTAGGCATTCCTCTTAAATAGTTTCTCTTAAGTCTAAAAATCCAAGTGGCCTTTTTCAGAGCCTTAGATCTGGTACCAATACTACAATGACTAACAATAAACATGATGAGGGGGAGAAATGAGGAGATTCCAAAAAAACAGAGGCAGCATGAAGGGGCAGATGGAGAAGTGACCAGGAGATGGAGGAGACAAAAACACATAGTATCACCTACAGGGCCCCACTAATCCATCCTAATAATAATGATGAGGCACATTTTCTCAAAGGTTTACAAACACTTCCCCACAACAGCTTTGTGATATAGGCAAtgtatattattatcatcatccccattttaaacagaaggaaaatgaggctcagagacaaTTCCTGAAAATCCTAGAATGTACTCCACGGCTAAATTCTTGTCTCCATCTCCAGAGCTCATCCCACGATTCCATGCCACCACTGACTACTTTTAACCAACACTCTCCCCACCCCAACACTTGAACCATCATCTCCCCTGATCCCTCCCATAGTGATTCCTTCTGTTGACTCATTGCTCTGGTCTCTAACCACTGACCCACTGCCTCTTGCTCTGTCTTTGCTCCTGATCTCACTCCCTCTCAGCCCCTGTCACTGACCCCTCCTCCATTCATGACTTTCATATTCCATCTCCtgctgctctatctactgagatgGCTTCCTGGGTCATGCCTGGCTAGTCAGCCAGGTCTGCTTGGGGGCAAGGGGGCAGCTCTCACCAACATAGAGGACACCCTCCTTGGTCTTTTCTGCAGCTTCCGTGACCCCCTGTTTGGTCTTCTCTGCAGCAGCTACCACGCCCTCCTTGGCCATGGACAGGCCCTTCATGAACATGTCCATCTTGCTGGGATCTGTGGGGACAGGACACAGATGACCTGTTGACCCCAGAGTGAGGTATCCTGGGGGGAATCCCAAGAGTGGGAGAAGGGATTCCGTTCCCTTTTCCCATTACCTCCCTTcatcatccctctttcctctgtGGTCTCTACTCTCTTCAATCCAGTTCCCTGGGGAGGCCCCTATCCCTCCCCACTCTCAGTGGGCCAAAGTCCCGGTGTCCTTGAAGCCCAGGAAATTGGGAGGGGCCAAGGATTCCTTTATGGGCACTTTAGTGGAGTCAGAGCCACAAGCACCGGCGAGGGGCCACACACATTGACCCACAGACGTGCACTGACGCATGCTCAGTCACACAGGGACACACGAAGTCACACGCGCAGGCACACACGCACCCGTGCCATGGTGGGGgcttagaaaatcagagaggagaaaggaggctGGGGGCTGCAGGTTTTGCTTCTAAGGAGATGCCTTTCAAGCTTCCCTTAGTCTCCACCTTTCCCCGAAGCCCCCTGTGCCATATGCTCCCTCTTCTCCATCTTCCCGAGGGAGCTCACTTCCACCCTCCAGATGTGGCCTGTGCCCCTTCTTCCATCACCTCCAGACCCCAGGCCTTGTCTCCTCCAATACATTTGACTCACCCCCGTTTTCTTTGCACCCCGCATATCTTGCTCTTATCCACACCTGCAGCCCGGAACCCTATGCCCCTCCTCCCCCAGTCCCAGGGTGACCTATGCTTCTGCCCCCCACAGCCCCAACACTCTGTCCTCCTTTTCCAccaaatctcttccttttacaaCACTCagactcccctccccctttctccaccCGCCCTCCCTCGGCCCCACCGCCCAGTGCTTTCCTTCCTCCCAAGCCCCAGGGcaccttttcttcccttcaccCCATCCAGCTCCCCAAGCGCCCTGGCATATAAGCACCCCCGCCCCGTTCCTCCCGCAGCTTTTTTTCCTAGCCCTTCTCGGGGCGGATGGCTGCCTCACCTGGGCCCGGCCGACCGGGCTGGGGATGGATAggtggattgatggatggatggatggagagggagagggagggatgcGGCGGTGGCTGGTGGATGGAGGGGCGGCGATGTCTCTGCCGGGAGGGCCGGAGCGGAGCGGGCGGTGGCACTCAGATCTTTCCGGAATGGCAGAAGGGCTGAGCCATGGAGCGGAGCGCGGTCCGATTTGGAGGTGACAGATTGTCCCCGGCCTTCCGTGCGCTCTCGCTGGCTGTTTGTCTCCCGATCGTCCCTCCCCAGTGTCTGCTCCCAGTTCCCAGCTCCTCACTCTGCCGCTGCCGCAGCTATGAGCTCTCGGCTCCCCCCTGGCGGCCCCAGCGAGCCCTGcttggaagaggagaggggagggggaggctgGAGGGGCGGGGCGCCGCGTTGCTCCTTCTTGACAGCTTGGCCAGGGCGGGGCCAGGTCAGAGGGCCCGTGCCCAGGCTTCAGAGTCAATATACGGGTGTCTCTATGGattattagagctggaagggaggttagaggggaaaaaataggaTTGTAGACCTAGACGTGGAAGGGATCTGAGGGAATAACCAACTTGCTAGTTTTTcagaaggaggaaactgaggcccatacaGGTTAAaggacttactcaaggtcatacagcagCAAAGCCATAGAACTCTCATTCAAAGTTTAGAGTGCACGACTTTCCCCTCTGATTTCAGACTGGAGAGCACAGGATTTATACCTAGCAGGAATCATGTATttgaatttcttattttatagatgaggtggCTGACAACCAGAGTAAGTCAAGAATCTTGCTATGGTCCTCCAGGTAATAAATAGCAgggcccagatttgaactgaacCTTTGACACCCAACAGGGTACTCTTTATACCACTTAAACTGTTGCTCTGATCCCCAGCATGGCATCCCTAGTTTGTCCTAGTTTCCTGCCTGGGGTTGGATATGGTTTGGAATTAGAGATACCacagtcttctctcctctttctcaggAACCATGGCAGAAGAGGGAAAACCCCTTATTCAGAGGCTCTGTCTTCTGATATTttttggctgtcccccatgcctgaaattctattgctcctcatctctgccttctgactTGCTttaagtttcagctaaaatcctactttcaTAATACTGTtattttcctctgttaattatctccagtttatcttgtgcaaatatcttgtttgtatagttgtttgcatgttgtctccccatttaGACCGAGAGCTCCTTGAAGGGAGGgattgacttttgtctttctttttttcccttgaatttAGCAcaggtgcctggcacatagtaggtgcttagtgaATGTTTGCTAACTTGACTGTGTAAACTTGTTTAATTCCCCttatttctctgagtctcagtttcctttttggtaATAATATCTCTACTGCTCATATTATAAGGGGgctatcaataaaatgaaatggaagctATTCTTCTTGATTTAAAGTGAGAAAATGTGGATTCAAGTTATGACAGTAGTGTAACCTTTAGTacgtcacttaatttttctgagcctcagttttcctgttTGAAATGATATAATATTAGACTTAAACTTAGAAGAGATTTTAGGtaccatctagtctaatctcctcattttagaaaagagaaaggcccagagaggttaaagtgatttattcagggttACATAGTTAAGCAAGTACAGaacagaactaggatttgaactcaggacttctggctccaaatccaagATTCTTTCCATTGCAATTACACTGTCAGCTTACACTGTGTGATAGAGTAGTCATTGAGCCAGCCTTAGAGTCTGGATGGCTTGGGTTCAGGTGTCTGACACATACAATGTTATCAGGAGCAAGTTgtttaatttctcagtgccctAGGGAACTCTTTAT encodes:
- the SNCB gene encoding beta-synuclein, translating into MDMFMKGLSMAKEGVVAAAEKTKQGVTEAAEKTKEGVLYVGNKTREGVVQGVTSVAEKTKEQASQLGGAVFSGAGNIAAATGLVKKEEFPTDLKPEEVGQEVGEEPMAEPLLDTEGESYEEPPQEEYQEYEPEA